In Sulfurisphaera javensis, a single genomic region encodes these proteins:
- a CDS encoding RAMP superfamily CRISPR-associated protein: MKRLLLKFKPITPYVISSSLSSEEKKVEFYFGINPKHKFIPPSTIKGFLRTAAVYSYSTESCEFISSTLMMKNGIKPFTLTCADLIDPSNYDQNIRSIIEQTKKCMQERKVRIPCIICRTFGNTKVRGKMRIVKVTVDSNNESLEGKLEEISNLLFSWQLSEENRKALTVETSKSEIKVEILCEDDECVEVIKNACEVINKGLVRLGRFKSRGFGRLTVEVEEIP, from the coding sequence TTGAAGAGATTACTCCTTAAATTCAAACCAATTACTCCTTATGTTATTTCCTCTTCTTTATCCTCAGAAGAGAAGAAAGTTGAATTTTATTTCGGAATAAATCCTAAGCATAAATTCATTCCACCGTCAACTATAAAGGGATTTCTTAGGACTGCTGCAGTCTACTCCTATTCTACGGAGTCTTGTGAGTTTATATCATCTACTCTAATGATGAAAAATGGAATTAAACCATTCACTTTAACTTGTGCAGATCTTATAGATCCTAGTAATTATGACCAAAACATTCGTAGTATAATTGAACAGACTAAAAAATGCATGCAAGAACGTAAAGTTAGAATACCATGCATAATATGTAGAACCTTCGGAAATACTAAAGTTAGGGGTAAGATGAGAATAGTTAAAGTGACTGTAGATTCAAATAATGAGTCTTTAGAAGGTAAATTAGAAGAGATATCTAACCTTTTATTTAGTTGGCAATTGAGTGAAGAAAATAGAAAGGCTTTAACTGTTGAGACTTCTAAATCAGAAATTAAAGTAGAAATTTTATGTGAAGATGATGAGTGTGTTGAAGTAATAAAAAATGCGTGTGAGGTGATTAATAAAGGTTTAGTTAGGCTAGGAAGATTTAAATCACGAGGTTTTGGCAGACTAACAGTAGAAGTAGAAGAAATTCCTTAA
- a CDS encoding clan AA aspartic protease, whose translation MTNITLLIENRDVNFKIDTGFDGECTLSFDIFNSIPGEELGDFVVRTATGEVVYMKSKKVRAEYKGKQIYLLCLSNCIINKNLLGERALSLLKLVIDYKNNKVDDP comes from the coding sequence ATGACAAATATTACCTTATTAATTGAGAATAGAGATGTGAATTTCAAGATTGATACAGGTTTTGACGGAGAATGTACTTTATCTTTTGACATTTTTAACTCTATACCAGGTGAAGAACTGGGGGATTTTGTTGTAAGGACTGCTACTGGCGAAGTAGTTTATATGAAAAGTAAGAAAGTTAGGGCTGAATATAAGGGAAAACAAATTTACCTTTTATGTTTATCTAATTGCATTATTAATAAAAATTTACTAGGAGAGAGAGCTCTAAGCCTACTGAAGTTAGTTATAGATTATAAAAATAATAAGGTCGATGATCCTTGA
- a CDS encoding RAMP superfamily CRISPR-associated protein, with product MKVIPVVLETLSITRIGSSGVYFDYSSADIVTYKIPFQANDIYYIPAIPATSFKGLLRSTYERYLRRSGNIAGEEFKKKLEDRINKLEDKYKKFLHDNENSLAYKLCDEISKFYYAGMLSGEKPSSLNIDFSNSENCKKIVKENKIEEVLKKLLLIYFDVTGYNPEKACYSTSDFDRCENISIIEDQTTKCNKTIWMRITGRNPICEVCKVFGTSGIRGYVKFTDLIAIDPFPVLLERLTHVAINRVTGTAEEHKLFTEEVIPAGVKFLGFLLVLDDSKLEKVKEALYILRKKAERGEVWIGGRGTSGYGNFKLYIYDDIVSINFLGHRMNVRLKISEPNPPTLKIPLLEKLFPPLLLSSLEVVEEGKFRLQLLDENNAVLGEYDTLNEAEKAKEELEKQGKKVRIVPRGVMELL from the coding sequence ATGAAAGTAATTCCAGTAGTTCTTGAGACATTATCCATTACTAGGATTGGTTCAAGTGGAGTTTATTTTGATTACTCCTCAGCTGATATAGTAACTTATAAAATACCGTTTCAAGCTAACGACATTTATTACATTCCAGCTATTCCTGCAACCTCATTTAAGGGTTTACTTAGATCTACTTATGAAAGATATTTGAGAAGAAGTGGTAATATAGCAGGAGAAGAATTTAAGAAAAAATTAGAGGATAGAATAAATAAACTGGAAGATAAATACAAAAAGTTCCTTCATGATAATGAAAACTCTCTAGCGTACAAGCTTTGTGATGAAATTTCTAAGTTTTATTATGCTGGGATGCTGTCAGGTGAAAAACCATCGAGTCTTAATATTGATTTTTCAAATAGTGAGAATTGTAAGAAGATAGTAAAGGAAAATAAGATTGAAGAGGTTCTCAAAAAGCTATTGTTAATTTATTTCGACGTTACTGGCTATAATCCAGAAAAAGCTTGTTATTCGACTTCAGATTTCGATCGTTGTGAAAATATAAGCATAATAGAAGATCAAACAACGAAATGTAACAAAACAATCTGGATGAGAATAACTGGAAGAAACCCCATATGTGAGGTTTGTAAAGTCTTTGGCACATCTGGAATTAGAGGATATGTGAAGTTTACAGACCTTATTGCAATAGATCCTTTTCCCGTTTTATTAGAAAGGCTTACTCATGTTGCGATAAATAGAGTTACGGGTACTGCTGAGGAACATAAGTTATTTACAGAAGAGGTAATACCGGCCGGGGTAAAGTTCTTAGGCTTCTTGTTAGTGTTAGATGATAGTAAACTGGAGAAAGTTAAGGAAGCCTTATATATATTAAGGAAAAAGGCTGAAAGAGGGGAAGTTTGGATAGGAGGAAGAGGAACATCTGGTTATGGTAATTTCAAGTTGTATATATACGATGATATAGTAAGCATTAATTTCTTAGGTCATAGAATGAATGTAAGACTTAAAATAAGTGAACCTAATCCACCTACCCTTAAGATTCCTCTTTTAGAAAAACTTTTTCCACCATTACTTTTATCATCTTTAGAAGTGGTTGAAGAGGGAAAATTCAGGTTACAATTACTAGATGAAAATAATGCAGTTTTAGGGGAATATGATACTTTAAATGAGGCTGAAAAGGCAAAAGAGGAGTTAGAAAAACAAGGTAAGAAGGTTAGAATAGTACCTAGAGGGGTGATGGAATTATTATGA
- the cas4a gene encoding type I-A CRISPR-associated protein Cas4/Csa1, with translation MPRAIDEELRGWNWHEPPLYSPSLSQVSVSELIYCSTLRSLYLKSRGVKGEINKSIVQGSLIHKVYATAIETVKRLIYTKADDGNTLRTLMADEFYSLQVSEEEAPYAKVLWDYITNIYSSELDKVRSKFSNLLRDAIVSQVVPFYVEFPIDGSFLGLGNLRVDAFVPHLPLIAEMKTGKYRYTHELALAGYALAIESQYEIPIDFGYLCYVNVSEKDVKNNCKLIPITDSLRSEFLDLRDKGQEVLDKGIDPGIAKDCEKDCIFYKVCHG, from the coding sequence ATGCCGAGGGCTATTGATGAGGAGTTGAGAGGTTGGAATTGGCATGAACCACCCCTTTATTCACCTTCTTTATCTCAAGTTTCGGTTTCTGAGTTAATTTATTGCTCGACTTTGAGAAGTTTGTATTTAAAATCTCGTGGTGTTAAGGGTGAGATTAATAAGAGTATTGTTCAAGGTTCTTTAATTCACAAGGTTTATGCTACGGCTATCGAAACTGTTAAGCGTTTGATTTATACTAAAGCTGATGATGGTAATACTTTGAGAACTTTAATGGCTGATGAGTTTTACTCTCTTCAAGTTTCTGAGGAGGAAGCTCCTTATGCTAAGGTTTTGTGGGATTATATCACAAATATTTACTCATCTGAGCTTGATAAAGTAAGGAGTAAGTTCTCTAATCTTCTTAGGGATGCAATTGTCTCTCAAGTAGTCCCTTTCTACGTGGAATTTCCTATAGATGGTTCTTTTTTAGGTTTAGGTAATTTGAGGGTTGATGCTTTTGTCCCTCATTTGCCTTTGATTGCTGAGATGAAGACTGGAAAATATAGATATACTCATGAGTTGGCTTTAGCTGGCTATGCTTTAGCTATTGAAAGTCAATACGAGATACCTATTGACTTTGGTTATCTTTGTTATGTTAACGTTTCTGAGAAAGATGTTAAGAATAACTGTAAGCTAATTCCAATTACAGATTCTTTAAGGAGTGAATTTCTAGATTTGAGAGATAAAGGACAAGAGGTTTTAGATAAAGGGATTGATCCTGGAATTGCTAAGGATTGTGAGAAAGACTGTATATTTTACAAGGTTTGTCACGGGTGA
- the cas4 gene encoding CRISPR-associated protein Cas4, which produces MIFTISGITIKHFAYCPQIVRLESLGFSERVTEAMKEGEVVEEEKVVNFLYATLKPLNIVKKPIFKYKDLVGSPDYLLTFINYVVPLDVKSGRKRNDHILQMKYYLYLLDLKGFRVKEGLIYYVSLKEILRVRYSFHDRKYIEDIVRKIKDAMKGKVKVVQDARKCYNCGFFSVCKPLIRGNIAVINYGVT; this is translated from the coding sequence GTGATATTCACGATCTCTGGGATTACAATAAAGCACTTTGCTTATTGTCCTCAGATTGTTAGGCTTGAAAGTTTGGGTTTTAGTGAGAGGGTTACTGAAGCTATGAAGGAGGGGGAGGTTGTTGAAGAGGAAAAGGTAGTTAATTTTCTTTACGCTACTTTAAAGCCTTTGAATATAGTTAAAAAACCTATTTTCAAGTACAAGGATCTTGTTGGTTCGCCAGATTACTTGTTAACCTTTATAAATTATGTTGTTCCTTTAGATGTTAAAAGTGGAAGGAAAAGGAATGATCACATTCTTCAAATGAAGTATTATCTTTATTTATTAGACCTTAAAGGATTCAGGGTTAAGGAGGGACTTATTTATTATGTTTCTCTAAAAGAGATTTTAAGAGTGAGATATAGTTTTCACGATAGGAAATATATTGAAGATATTGTAAGAAAGATTAAGGATGCAATGAAGGGTAAAGTTAAGGTTGTTCAAGATGCTAGGAAATGTTATAATTGTGGGTTTTTCTCAGTTTGTAAACCGTTAATTAGAGGTAATATTGCTGTAATAAATTATGGCGTTACGTAA
- the crn1 gene encoding CRISPR-associated ring nuclease Crn1: protein MVKLVATLGKSPGGIAETILNLSSGKYVSPFEPKEIKIEKLIVIRTKEVEDAYYTLKAILFCCLDFTNVEEVVLPFNDITSPQDFITVRETVRKALKAGDFFDFTGGRKAISSAGVLSARDVGAHLVTSIIDQDEYVKMNKRFEELKDRALNVYNKGQCLSYFCDLISSRALTVVFF, encoded by the coding sequence ATGGTAAAGCTTGTTGCTACTTTAGGCAAATCACCTGGAGGAATAGCTGAAACTATTTTGAACCTTTCTTCTGGTAAGTACGTTTCCCCATTTGAACCTAAGGAGATTAAAATTGAAAAGTTAATCGTAATAAGAACTAAGGAAGTTGAAGATGCTTATTACACTCTTAAGGCTATTCTATTTTGCTGTTTAGATTTTACTAACGTTGAGGAGGTTGTTTTACCTTTTAATGACATTACTTCTCCTCAAGATTTCATTACTGTAAGAGAGACTGTTAGAAAAGCATTGAAGGCTGGTGATTTTTTTGATTTCACTGGAGGAAGAAAAGCGATAAGTTCTGCTGGAGTTTTATCTGCTAGAGATGTTGGAGCTCATCTAGTTACTTCTATAATAGATCAAGATGAGTATGTGAAGATGAATAAAAGGTTTGAAGAATTAAAAGATAGAGCTTTAAACGTTTATAATAAAGGCCAATGCCTTAGTTACTTCTGTGATTTAATTTCTTCAAGAGCTTTAACAGTAGTATTTTTCTAA
- a CDS encoding DUF973 family protein produces the protein MIMILVGEILLAILSTVLYSDALPERKKTFPTPFIVEVVVAFYLKRIIDGIMKQEEMIKSINPNFYQIGEGEMHCKSGKAEIMLRASTQGKIVSAIIEVTALKIEPDVLRQGTNEIKLHFDKEEVRSLKGNQMYIIELHLESGSTVYTIVECILLYFQHHIKDSELVSP, from the coding sequence ATGATCATGATTCTTGTGGGTGAAATTTTGCTTGCCATTTTGTCAACTGTCCTCTATTCAGATGCCTTGCCAGAAAGGAAGAAGACATTCCCAACTCCCTTCATAGTTGAGGTAGTTGTAGCTTTTTATCTTAAAAGGATAATAGACGGGATAATGAAACAAGAAGAAATGATCAAGTCTATTAACCCTAATTTTTATCAAATAGGGGAAGGGGAAATGCATTGTAAATCTGGGAAGGCTGAGATAATGTTACGTGCATCAACACAAGGAAAAATTGTTTCTGCAATTATTGAAGTTACTGCATTAAAAATTGAGCCAGATGTATTACGTCAAGGTACTAATGAAATTAAATTACATTTTGACAAAGAAGAAGTTCGTTCACTTAAGGGTAATCAGATGTATATAATTGAGCTTCACTTAGAGTCCGGAAGTACTGTATATACGATAGTTGAGTGTATCCTATTATACTTCCAGCACCACATTAAGGATAGTGAGTTAGTTTCGCCTTGA